A genome region from Geminicoccus roseus DSM 18922 includes the following:
- a CDS encoding lytic transglycosylase domain-containing protein yields MTRLRPLLLVLIGLLAPAFAWPDDAAGEEDPARTAALCLNAADRAERLADLPEGMVTGIMLAETGRWSRKHRRSYPWPWTVTSGKEAWYAPSREAAIAMVRRLQAEGRRNIDVGCMQINLHWHPDAFRTIEEALDPIRNVAYGTAFLKELFDERGSWSRAVAAYHSRDPERGQAYLARVEKLQAQHRGWSQDELRTAFADPGREPAPASVGEPGDLRARALARGGVLLAALEAPEGVAVERAPGSLIPLRRDLPGSRIALAPSFLFSGTPAQQFYTASR; encoded by the coding sequence ATGACCAGACTGCGCCCCCTCCTCCTCGTGCTGATCGGCCTGCTAGCCCCGGCATTCGCCTGGCCAGACGATGCCGCCGGCGAGGAGGACCCGGCAAGAACTGCCGCCCTGTGCCTGAACGCGGCAGATCGTGCCGAGCGGCTGGCCGACCTGCCCGAGGGCATGGTCACCGGGATCATGCTCGCCGAGACCGGGCGGTGGAGCCGCAAGCACCGCCGCAGCTATCCCTGGCCCTGGACAGTCACCTCGGGCAAGGAGGCCTGGTATGCGCCCAGCCGGGAGGCGGCGATTGCGATGGTGCGCCGGCTGCAGGCCGAGGGGCGGCGCAACATCGACGTGGGCTGCATGCAGATCAACCTGCACTGGCACCCGGACGCCTTCCGCACGATCGAGGAGGCGCTGGACCCGATCCGCAACGTCGCCTACGGCACCGCCTTCCTGAAGGAGCTGTTCGACGAGCGCGGCAGCTGGAGCCGGGCGGTGGCCGCCTATCACAGCCGCGACCCGGAGCGCGGCCAGGCCTATCTGGCCAGGGTCGAGAAGCTGCAGGCCCAGCATCGCGGCTGGAGCCAGGACGAGTTGCGCACCGCCTTCGCCGATCCCGGCCGGGAGCCGGCCCCGGCCAGCGTCGGGGAGCCTGGGGACCTTCGCGCCCGGGCGCTGGCCCGCGGCGGGGTGCTGCTGGCGGCCCTGGAAGCGCCTGAGGGTGTGGCGGTCGAGCGCGCGCCCGGCAGCCTGATCCCGCTGCGGCGCGATCTGCCGGGCAGCCGCATCGCGCTCGCCCCCTCGTTCTTGTTCTCGGGTACGCCCGCGCAGCAATTCTACACCGCCAGCCGTTGA
- a CDS encoding N-formylglutamate amidohydrolase — translation MTDPFVLVRPAGPALPVLISSPHSGRHYPVEERLRLGLAEDMLPVLNDGPVHELFAPGVQSGATLLRARWSRAWIDLNRDPQELDEAAISGIPSGQRPRRSLRVQAGLGVVPTRLGERRVHQRRLAHAEIAQRIETVHLPYHLALAAECRRLSGMFGQVLLLDCHSMPAPGAGLPGMADVVLGDRYGRSCGAELVAEAERVLRGGGLSVARNRPFAGGWITERHGRPARRVHALQIELRRDLFFPHSPANQVSREHLPGLARLLVERLGALLLANGAGEALLAAE, via the coding sequence ATGACCGACCCGTTCGTGCTCGTGCGCCCCGCCGGGCCTGCCCTGCCGGTCCTGATCTCGTCCCCGCACAGCGGCCGCCACTACCCGGTCGAGGAACGGCTGCGCCTGGGCCTGGCCGAGGACATGCTGCCGGTTCTGAACGACGGACCGGTCCACGAGCTGTTCGCTCCGGGCGTGCAGAGCGGTGCCACCTTGCTGCGCGCCCGCTGGAGCCGCGCCTGGATCGACCTGAACCGCGATCCGCAGGAGCTGGACGAGGCGGCGATCTCCGGCATCCCGTCCGGCCAGCGCCCGCGCCGCTCGCTGCGGGTTCAGGCCGGGCTCGGCGTGGTGCCGACCCGGCTTGGCGAGCGCCGGGTCCACCAGCGCCGCCTCGCCCATGCCGAGATCGCCCAGCGGATCGAGACGGTCCACCTGCCCTACCACCTGGCGCTGGCGGCCGAATGCCGCCGCCTTTCCGGCATGTTCGGTCAGGTCCTGCTCCTGGACTGCCACTCGATGCCTGCCCCAGGCGCCGGGCTTCCGGGGATGGCGGACGTGGTGCTGGGCGACCGCTACGGCCGCAGCTGCGGCGCGGAGCTGGTGGCGGAGGCCGAGCGGGTGCTGCGCGGCGGCGGCCTGAGCGTGGCGCGCAACCGCCCGTTCGCCGGCGGCTGGATCACCGAGCGGCATGGCCGTCCGGCCCGGCGGGTCCATGCGCTGCAGATCGAGCTGCGCCGCGACCTGTTCTTCCCGCACAGCCCCGCCAACCAGGTCTCGCGCGAGCACCTGCCAGGCCTGGCGCGGCTTCTGGTGGAGCGGCTGGGCGCCCTCCTCCTGGCCAATGGCGCCGGCGAGGCGCTCCTGGCCGCCGAATAG
- a CDS encoding MmcB family DNA repair protein — MTSSFPDAPEAALAEDLAERPDAPAPPGRPAVTAAVCRGVLRHLVQAGHAPLVEMPLPDGRRADIMALGPDGRITIIEIKSCPADYLTDRKWQAYAAFCDRFGFAVAADFPLDLLPPEPGILVADAYDAAEIRPLQDFTLASARRRVLHLRFARLAALRTLGAADALAG, encoded by the coding sequence TTGACGTCCTCTTTTCCCGATGCACCGGAAGCCGCCCTGGCGGAGGATCTCGCGGAGCGGCCCGACGCGCCGGCGCCGCCCGGCCGGCCGGCCGTCACCGCCGCGGTCTGCCGCGGGGTGCTGCGCCATCTGGTCCAGGCAGGCCACGCCCCGCTGGTCGAGATGCCGCTGCCCGACGGACGTCGCGCCGACATCATGGCGCTGGGCCCGGACGGACGGATCACGATCATCGAGATCAAGTCCTGCCCGGCCGACTACCTGACCGACCGGAAATGGCAGGCCTATGCAGCGTTCTGCGACCGGTTCGGCTTTGCGGTCGCCGCCGACTTCCCGCTGGACCTCCTGCCGCCGGAGCCGGGCATCCTGGTCGCGGACGCGTACGACGCTGCTGAGATCCGGCCGCTGCAGGACTTCACCCTGGCGTCTGCCCGCCGCCGGGTCCTGCACCTGCGCTTCGCCCGCCTGGCGGCGCTGCGCACCCTTGGGGCGGCCGACGCGCTGGCGGGCTAG
- a CDS encoding PA0069 family radical SAM protein, whose translation MQQVHKGRGATLNPAGRFERHGQEIVDDGWGTIEEVMAAPGPATTVQPDRSRTVIARNDSPDIGFDASINPYRGCEHGCIYCYARPFHAFLGLSSGTDFETRIFAKNDAAKMLRAELARPGYRPEPIALGAATDPYQPVERRLRITRSILEVLADARHPVGIVTKSAGVVQDIDLLQRLAGDGLVRVQISVTTLDPELALAMEPRCSAPANRLRAIRTLAAAGIPVGVNVAPVIPGLTDTEIEAIVARAAEAGADAVFWTMVRLPFEVKDLFRAWLETHRPGRAEHVLSLIRQARGGRLNDPDFGSRMRGEGPYARLIADRFRLAMVRYGLARRRMPPMRVDLFRPPEPSGQLSLF comes from the coding sequence ATGCAGCAAGTTCACAAGGGACGTGGCGCCACGCTCAATCCGGCTGGCCGCTTCGAGCGGCACGGCCAGGAGATCGTGGACGATGGCTGGGGCACCATCGAGGAGGTAATGGCGGCGCCCGGGCCCGCGACCACGGTGCAGCCGGACCGCTCGCGCACGGTGATCGCCCGCAACGATTCGCCCGACATCGGCTTCGACGCCTCGATCAATCCCTATCGCGGCTGCGAGCATGGCTGCATCTACTGCTATGCCAGGCCCTTCCATGCCTTTCTGGGCCTCTCGTCGGGCACCGACTTCGAGACGCGGATCTTCGCGAAGAACGATGCCGCAAAGATGCTGCGGGCCGAACTGGCGCGGCCGGGCTACCGGCCGGAGCCGATCGCCTTGGGCGCTGCCACCGATCCCTACCAGCCGGTCGAGCGGCGGCTCCGGATCACCCGCTCGATCCTGGAGGTGCTGGCGGACGCGCGCCATCCGGTCGGGATCGTCACCAAGTCGGCCGGCGTGGTCCAGGACATCGACCTGCTCCAGCGGCTGGCCGGGGACGGCCTGGTCCGGGTACAGATCTCGGTCACCACGCTGGATCCCGAGCTGGCGCTGGCGATGGAGCCGCGCTGTTCGGCGCCGGCCAACCGGCTGCGCGCGATCCGGACGCTCGCCGCGGCCGGCATCCCGGTGGGCGTCAACGTGGCGCCGGTGATCCCGGGCCTCACCGACACCGAGATCGAGGCGATCGTTGCAAGGGCTGCCGAGGCCGGGGCGGACGCGGTGTTCTGGACCATGGTGCGGCTGCCCTTCGAGGTGAAGGACCTGTTCCGGGCCTGGCTGGAAACCCACCGGCCGGGGCGGGCCGAGCATGTGCTGTCGCTGATCCGCCAGGCGCGGGGCGGCCGGCTGAACGACCCGGATTTCGGCAGCCGGATGCGCGGCGAGGGGCCTTACGCCCGGCTGATCGCCGACCGCTTCCGGCTGGCGATGGTAAGGTACGGGCTGGCGCGCCGGCGGATGCCGCCGATGCGCGTCGACCTGTTCCGCCCGCCAGAGCCCTCGGGCCAGCTCAGCCTGTTCTGA
- the coaA gene encoding type I pantothenate kinase: MFTREAWAGLRANVPLTLSDEDLAGLRGITDIVSRADVEEIYLPLTRLLNLHVSAARGLTRVTDDFLGRLAIRRPYIIGVAGSVAVGKSTFARVLRALLAKWPDHPTVELVTTDGFLLSTATLEERGLMDRKGFPESYDLPQMIAFLASVRANMPEVQAPIYSHEAYDVLPDRFQTVRRPDILIFEGLNVLQLSSGGMNRGGSVVASDFFDFSIYLDADEADIERWYIERFLVLQRTVFQRPSSYFHHFRNLSESEAVEVARGIWRRVNLVNLRSNILPTRSRASLMMRKRQDHAITQLWLREA, from the coding sequence ATGTTCACCCGGGAAGCCTGGGCGGGCCTGCGCGCCAACGTCCCGCTGACGCTGTCCGACGAGGACCTGGCCGGGCTGCGCGGCATCACCGACATCGTGTCGCGCGCCGATGTCGAGGAAATCTACCTGCCGCTCACCCGGCTCCTGAACCTGCACGTCTCGGCGGCGCGCGGCCTGACCCGGGTGACCGACGACTTTCTCGGCCGGCTGGCGATCCGGCGGCCCTACATCATCGGGGTGGCGGGCAGCGTCGCGGTGGGCAAGAGCACGTTCGCCCGTGTCCTGCGCGCCCTGCTCGCCAAGTGGCCGGACCATCCCACCGTGGAGCTGGTCACCACCGACGGCTTCCTTTTGTCCACCGCGACCCTGGAAGAGCGCGGCCTGATGGACCGCAAGGGCTTCCCGGAAAGCTACGACCTGCCGCAGATGATCGCGTTCTTGGCCAGCGTGCGCGCCAACATGCCCGAGGTGCAGGCGCCGATCTATTCGCACGAGGCCTATGACGTCCTGCCCGACCGGTTCCAGACGGTGCGCCGGCCGGACATCCTGATCTTCGAGGGGCTGAACGTGCTGCAGCTCTCCTCCGGCGGGATGAACCGGGGCGGCTCGGTGGTGGCCTCCGACTTCTTCGACTTCTCGATCTATCTGGACGCCGACGAGGCCGACATCGAACGCTGGTACATCGAGCGCTTCCTGGTCCTGCAGCGCACGGTGTTCCAGCGGCCGAGCTCCTATTTCCACCACTTCCGCAACCTGAGCGAGAGCGAGGCGGTCGAGGTGGCGCGCGGCATCTGGCGGCGGGTCAACCTGGTCAACCTGCGCAGCAACATCCTGCCGACCCGCAGCCGCGCCAGCCTGATGATGCGCAAGCGCCAGGACCATGCGATCACCCAGCTCTGGCTGCGCGAGGCCTGA